The Polyangiaceae bacterium genomic interval GCGGCACTGGGGTTTGTCCCGATGATGCTTTCGCGCGGCGTCGGTTCGGAAGTGCAGCGGCCACTGGCGACCGTGGTCGTCGGGGGCCTCGTCACATCGACCATCTTGACGCTTTTGATCGTACCGAGCCTGTATGGCTGGCTGGGTCGTGCTCGTTCCAGTGCTACGATGGCCGCATGAAACTGTTCGTCGTCGAGGACGAAGCGAAGATGGCCCGCTTGCTCGAGCGCGGTTTGCGTGAAGAGGGCCATCAGGTGGACCTTGCGGCGGACGGCCTGGAGGCGCTCGACCAGGCGCTCGACGTGGCGTACGACGTCATCATTTTGGATTGGTCGCTGCCCAAGATGGACGGCGTGTCGCTGCTGAGGCGGTGGCGTGAACGAGGTTTGAAGACGCCGGTTCTATTGCTCACGGCGCGGGGAACCGTGGGCGAGCGAGTGACGGGGTTGCGAGCGGGCGCGGACGATTACCTGGTCAAACCTTTCGACTTCGAAGAATTGGTCGCGCGGCTCGAAGCGTTGCACCGTCGCGGCGCGGGGCACGAACCGCTCACGAAGGTTGGTCCCGCGGTGCTCGATGCGCGCAGGCGGGTCCTATCGAATGGCGGCATCGAGGAAACGCTCACGGCGCGGGAATTCGCGCTCCTTTTGGAATTGGCGGGACATGCGGGCGAAACGCTGACGCGCACGGAGCTTTTGGGGACGGTGTGGGGGACGGGGTTCGTCGGCGCGCCGAATGTCGTCGATGTGTACGTGGGTTATTTGCGGAATAAATTGCGCGCCATTTGCGGAGAGGCAGTGGCCATTCAAGCGGTTCGAGGCATTGGGTATCGGCTGGTGATCGAAAAACCGCCGCGGAGCGCTTCATGAGGGTTCGGGCGCGGCTCTTGGTGTTTGGCGCGGCATTGCCCGCGCTCGCGCTGCTGCTTGCCGTCGTGGCGGCGGGGTTGGTCTTCCGAGCGAATTTGCACGGCGCGCTCGACAGGGCGCTCCTTGGGCAAGCCGCGGTGGAGAGCGTGAGCCTCTTCGACGGGCCCGAAGGCAAACCGCATTTGCATTTGGGCAAGTCGCCTTTGGCGGACAACGTTCGCACGTTCGTTCCCATGGTGGGGCTTTTCCGCGCGTCCGGCGAGCTCGTGACGCACTTTCCCGAGGATGGGTGGATCCCGGACCCGCCGGACGTGAATGCTTCGAGCGCCACGCCGCGGCTGTTCACGCAAGTGGTGTCGGATGGGCGCGTCATGCGTACGCTGACCGTTGCCGTCAAATCGCCGTCGGGTGAGCAATTCGTGCTTTCGCTGGAGAGCCCGCTGTCGGAAATCGACGTCACGATGCGGCTTTATTGGCAGGCGACGCTGGGGCTCGTGGCCATGGCCGCGGCGCTTTTGTTTTTCGTGCAATGGGGGCAAGCGGGAAAGATGAGCCGTCGAATCGCGGACATGACGGCGCAGCTTCCGGAACTGCGAGGCGGGGCGCTCGCGTGGCGTTTGCCGCCGGATCCGACGGGCGACGAGATTGCCGATTTACGCGTAGCGCTCGCGGATGCAATGGAGCGATTACGCGCCGCGCGTGATGCGCAAGAGCGGCTCATTGCGAATGCGGCGCACGAGCTGCGCACGCCGCTGGGGCTGATGCGCACGGAAATGGACCTGGCCTTGCGCAAGGAGCGAACGGCCGACGAATTGCGCGAGGCGCTTGCCGAGGCTCGCAAGGAAGTCGTTCGCTTGTCGGAGCTTGCAACGCGGCTGCTCGACCTTGCGGCGCTCGGCAAGGTGACGCGCGAAGTCGCGGCGCACGATTTGGTGACCTTGGCTCGAGAAGCCGTCGAGGCGTGCGAAGCGGAGGCCGAGGCGCGAGGCGTGACGATTGCATTGGCATTGCCGACGGACGCCATGGCGCAGCTCGAAGCGCAAACGATGCGACAAGCCATCGACAACGTGCTTTCCAATGCCATGACGCACGCGCCGGCGGGATCGACGATTCATGTGGGTATCGAAGGCGCAGGGAGCGTATGGCGGTTGTCCGTGCGTGACGAGGGGCCGGGCGTAGCGGCCGAGGACGTGGAACGCATCTTCGAGCCGTTTTACCGCGGAATGAAGGAAAAACAGGGCCAAGGTGCGGGACTTGGGCTCTCCATCGTGCGCGAGATCATGCGCAGGCACGGGGGTACGGCATATGTTGTGGAAGCAGATGGTCAAGGGGCGACCTTCGTGCTGGAAGTTCCGCGGCTCGCGCCTCGGCGCGCGGATCGACCGGATGGCGATACCGCATCGAGAGGTGCAAGGACGCCGGTCGTGTGAGCGGTTTTGTGCACGGCCTTTTGCCACGATAATTTTTTACGTGTAGACCCATTGCCGTGTCCATGTCGGGCGCCGCACGAAGCGGCGTTGATAGGATGGGTTCCATGCGTGTTCATTTCGTCTTGCTTACATCGATTCTTTTCACGCTTTCGGCTTGTTCCGGAGGCAACGGCAACAATACGAGCACGAACACCGGCAGCAGCAGCAGCTCGGGTGGAGGTTCCGCGGGCAGCGGGGGTGATGGTGGTGGTGGCGCAGGAGGCGGATCGGCTGGCGCCGGTGGTGACGCTGGAGCTGGCGGCTCGGCTGGCATGGGCGGCGCGGGGGGCGGCGGTGTGCCAGCGGAATCCGTGACGCTTCGCGCAGAGCCTTGCGAGAAACAGGTCATGGCGGCAACGAAATGCGAATCCTACGAAGTCGTTTGCGGAGGGGCTGACCCCGCAATCGTCGATGTGGCGTATTTCGAGCCTGCTGGAGGAGCAACGAAAGGAGCGATCATCTTCGGCAGCGGCGGTGATGGGACGGGATATTATCAATTCGTGCAGCGAAAAGCCTTGATGGATGCGGGTTTTACCGTGCTTGACAGACGCTGGCCCGGCGGATGGTTCACGGGCGCCAAAGATGGCCCGCAGCAGGCAGCTTGCCGTTATGCGGCTCTCGCGCGGTATTTGAAGAAGAACGTGGCCAAGGACAAATTGCTCTGTGCCACGGGCAACTCGGGAGGAAGCGCGGAAATCGGGTATGCCGTGACGTGGCAACAAGCAGGCAAGGTGCTCGATTATGCCTTGCCGACATCGGGCCCGTTCCACCGGCTCGATTATGCGTGCAACGGGGCCTTGGACGTGGCGTGGACGGCGGAATGCGCGGCCCTCAAAGCAGGCAGTTGCCCCGATTGCGCAAGCACCGGCTGTCAGCTCGGCAATGGCCCGCGATCGCTGATTGACCAATCGTTCGGCGGAGCCACGCGCTGCAGCGCACCCATGGCAGGCGACCTCGATATTCTGAAAGCAGCAAGCCCCGATGTGGGACCGAATGCCGCATCGCTCGATGGCGCACGCGTCCATTTCGCCGTGGGCAAACTCGACCCCGGGGCGTATCAGCCGCTCGTGACCGCTCTCTATAACGAGCTCTCCGCGAAGGGCGCGAACGTGAAGGTGTCATACGTTGCCGGAGCTGCCCACGAAATGGATCAGTCGATCGAAGGCGCAACCTTCATTCGAGATACATTGCTTGCCGAATGCGCACCTTGAATGCAGTTTGGCGTGGCCATGTTACGCGCCACGCGGCCGCTTGAATTCGACGCTCTTGCCCAAATGCCCCAGACGCCGCGCCTCCAAACAACAGGGCGAACCAGGCTCGACCTCACGACAGCCTTCCGGGCGAACCGCATAGATGGAGCAAGGAAAGTGGTCGGGAACCGAGACATCGAGGGCGCCGCACCGCTCGCCGTCGTTCTCGACGAATCGGAAAAACGGAGGACGGTCGAGCAAAACGGTAAGTCGGCGCAAGACGTCCGCACCCATTCGCTCCTCGTCGCTCTCGTGCAGCATGACCGTGTGCGGGCCGTGATGACAGCAGCGCCCGCACGATACACAATCGGCACCGTTCGGATCGGGTCGTCCTTCTAGCGGAGCGAGCGGCATGGGCGAAAGGCTATGGCAGCCGCTCTACGATGGCAAGTGCCGCGTCACGGTCAAACGTTGAAATGAAAGTGCATCACGTCGCCGTCTTTCACGACGTACGATTTGCCTTCTTTGCGCATTTTCCCCGCCTGCGATGCGCCCGCCT includes:
- a CDS encoding response regulator transcription factor — its product is MKLFVVEDEAKMARLLERGLREEGHQVDLAADGLEALDQALDVAYDVIILDWSLPKMDGVSLLRRWRERGLKTPVLLLTARGTVGERVTGLRAGADDYLVKPFDFEELVARLEALHRRGAGHEPLTKVGPAVLDARRRVLSNGGIEETLTAREFALLLELAGHAGETLTRTELLGTVWGTGFVGAPNVVDVYVGYLRNKLRAICGEAVAIQAVRGIGYRLVIEKPPRSAS
- a CDS encoding HAMP domain-containing histidine kinase, translating into MRVRARLLVFGAALPALALLLAVVAAGLVFRANLHGALDRALLGQAAVESVSLFDGPEGKPHLHLGKSPLADNVRTFVPMVGLFRASGELVTHFPEDGWIPDPPDVNASSATPRLFTQVVSDGRVMRTLTVAVKSPSGEQFVLSLESPLSEIDVTMRLYWQATLGLVAMAAALLFFVQWGQAGKMSRRIADMTAQLPELRGGALAWRLPPDPTGDEIADLRVALADAMERLRAARDAQERLIANAAHELRTPLGLMRTEMDLALRKERTADELREALAEARKEVVRLSELATRLLDLAALGKVTREVAAHDLVTLAREAVEACEAEAEARGVTIALALPTDAMAQLEAQTMRQAIDNVLSNAMTHAPAGSTIHVGIEGAGSVWRLSVRDEGPGVAAEDVERIFEPFYRGMKEKQGQGAGLGLSIVREIMRRHGGTAYVVEADGQGATFVLEVPRLAPRRADRPDGDTASRGARTPVV
- a CDS encoding YkgJ family cysteine cluster protein, producing the protein MPLAPLEGRPDPNGADCVSCGRCCHHGPHTVMLHESDEERMGADVLRRLTVLLDRPPFFRFVENDGERCGALDVSVPDHFPCSIYAVRPEGCREVEPGSPCCLEARRLGHLGKSVEFKRPRGA